The Allocoprobacillus halotolerans nucleotide sequence ATAAACATTGTAACATTCTTAAGAATGTATATGCAAATGGATTATCCATAGAACCAACTAATGGTGCCAATAAGTTTGTAAAGATAAGTGGTGGCATTGTATTGAAAACATTGACACATACAATACGTACAATTAAGAAGAACCCAATAATGATTACTGAAATTGGAATCATTTCAAAAGAACGTGATACAAAATCAGGTACTGATTCAGGCATCTTAATTGTAAAATGTTTCTTCTTACACCAACGGAATAGTTCTACTGCAATAATAGCTGCAAACATTGAAGCAAACAATCCTTTTGGTCCAAAGAATGTTGTATTAATTCCACCATCTTCAGTATATTGAACAGCCATCATTAAATAGGCAATCATAGCCATACTAATAGAACCAGGAACATCCTGTTTATAAGAGTTAGCTAAATGATAAGCAATAAATGCAGTGACATATACTGACATCAAAGCCATCCCAACATTGTAAGGAATATAAATAATGTCTAGGTTATTAAGAATCCAAACTGAAACAGGATGACTTTCCCCTATCATATTTGGAATCGCTTCCGGAATCAAACAGAAACTACCAATAATCAATAATGGTGTTAAAGCAACCATTGATTTTTTAATTGCACTTAAGTGTACTTGTTTATCCATCTTATTAGCAAGTGGAGTTAAGTACTTTGTCATAAATGATTCAAATGCATTAAACATTTTTTAAAAACCTCCCCTTTTATTTGTTTAAATCTGCTTTTCTACGAGCAACCAATGCCTGTTTCATAACAGTTGCTCCATCCATTTTTCCATATGTATCTTGATCAACAATGACATAAGGAATTTTGTATGGATCAATAATTGGTTTAATGTAGTCAAGTTTGTGAGCAATTTGTGGTCCAATCACTAAAACATCACAATCTTCTACTTCACTTTGTAGAATGTCTACAGGAATCGCAATGAATTTAAAATCAGCTTCATTTAATTTTGCACTGTTTTTCACAGTTGCTTTCATGCTATCCATTAACATTGTTGTAGAAAAACCACCTGCACAACATAAAACAATTTTCATCTTATTTTCCCTCCTTTTCTTCAAATACATTTATTAATTCTTCAATTAGATCACGTGCTAATTGAGATGTCATATAATGATCCTGTGCATGAACCATTAATAACCCAACTTCTGGCTTATCCCCTTCGCCACTCATTTCTGCCTGGATAAGCTTTGTTTGAATCGTATGAGCCTGAACATCAGCTTCCCTTGCTTCATCAAGTAATTGTCTTGCTTGTTCATACTCACCTGTTCTGACTTTCTTCAAAGCTTCAAATGCTTTAGCTTTACTTTGTCCTGCTGAAGAAATCATTCCAATAATACTTTTTTCCATTTCAGTCATTTTCGTTTTCCTCCCAAAAATTTTTGATTGCTGATAACTCCTCACCACTCATTTTTATCAATTCAAGTGTTAAGTGAATCAAATTTTCCAAATCATCACTATGCACCATTGAATAAGACCCATGACAATAACGAAGTGGAATACCTAATACCATTGCCAGACGCCCTCCTGCTTCTAAATGTGCATTGCCAGCATCTGTTCCACCTCCACTTAACATGTCATCCTGATAAGGAATATTATGTTTTTCCGCAATATCTTTTACATATTTTACTAATTTTGTATTAGGTACTAACGTTTTATCATAATGAACAATCATTGGACCATGTCCAATCAAACGATGATTTGTATAATTTCTAACCAATTCTGGATTATTGGCTACATCTACTGCAAAAAAGACATCAGGTTGTATCAGATGAGTTGCTGTTTTAGAACCTCTTACACCTACTTCTTCACTGCTTGTTAATGCAAAATATACATCATTATCTTGATCTTGAAGTTGTTTCATTGCTTCAATCAAAACATAGCAACCACTACGATCATCCATAGCTTTTCCCATATAAACCTTTGGCTGAATCTGTTTACAAGTCGATGCAAAGCAAACCATATTTCCAGTTTCTATTCCTAAAGCCTTGACTTCATCGGCGCTATCACAACCTATATCAACGTACATATCTTTCACTTTTCCATCGCCATCTCTTGTGACATTCAACAACCCTACATATTTACGTCCATCTTCTGTTGTCACCCTGACAATTTGCATTTCTTTGCTTTTGTCAATAACACCACCAAGAGCAATTAAATAAAGGAAACCAATATCTGAAATATATCTCACCACAAATCCAACTTCATCCATATGAGCACTCAACATAATCTTTAAAGGATTTTGTCCTTTTCCTTTTTTATGAAAAATAACACTTCCCAATGGATCACAAATAATTTCATCACTATATTCTTTTAACTCTTTATAAGCAATTCTTCTGATTTCATCTTCATGTGATGCCACACTATCTCCTTGAGATAATTGTTTCAACAAATCACTATTCATGATAATCACCTCCTAATTTTTTCATAACTAGCATCATATCTTCAAATGACTTTTCTTTAATCATTCGATTTAAATATCTATTTTCATGCATTAAGTGATATAACTTTCTGGTAATTGTTTTATACATTTCAATGTGTTCTTTCTTTAAACAAATCATAAAAACAATTTTGACTTCTTTTTCATTCCATATAAATGGTTTTTTCA carries:
- the ypdE gene encoding aminopeptidase translates to MNSDLLKQLSQGDSVASHEDEIRRIAYKELKEYSDEIICDPLGSVIFHKKGKGQNPLKIMLSAHMDEVGFVVRYISDIGFLYLIALGGVIDKSKEMQIVRVTTEDGRKYVGLLNVTRDGDGKVKDMYVDIGCDSADEVKALGIETGNMVCFASTCKQIQPKVYMGKAMDDRSGCYVLIEAMKQLQDQDNDVYFALTSSEEVGVRGSKTATHLIQPDVFFAVDVANNPELVRNYTNHRLIGHGPMIVHYDKTLVPNTKLVKYVKDIAEKHNIPYQDDMLSGGGTDAGNAHLEAGGRLAMVLGIPLRYCHGSYSMVHSDDLENLIHLTLELIKMSGEELSAIKNFWEENEND
- a CDS encoding PTS sugar transporter subunit IIB; the encoded protein is MKIVLCCAGGFSTTMLMDSMKATVKNSAKLNEADFKFIAIPVDILQSEVEDCDVLVIGPQIAHKLDYIKPIIDPYKIPYVIVDQDTYGKMDGATVMKQALVARRKADLNK
- a CDS encoding PTS lactose/cellobiose transporter subunit IIA produces the protein MTEMEKSIIGMISSAGQSKAKAFEALKKVRTGEYEQARQLLDEAREADVQAHTIQTKLIQAEMSGEGDKPEVGLLMVHAQDHYMTSQLARDLIEELINVFEEKEGK
- a CDS encoding PTS sugar transporter subunit IIC, with the translated sequence MFNAFESFMTKYLTPLANKMDKQVHLSAIKKSMVALTPLLIIGSFCLIPEAIPNMIGESHPVSVWILNNLDIIYIPYNVGMALMSVYVTAFIAYHLANSYKQDVPGSISMAMIAYLMMAVQYTEDGGINTTFFGPKGLFASMFAAIIAVELFRWCKKKHFTIKMPESVPDFVSRSFEMIPISVIIIGFFLIVRIVCVNVFNTMPPLIFTNLLAPLVGSMDNPFAYTFLRMLQCLLFFFGIHPSVLSPITSPISTQFLAENVAAQQASLALPHFFCPGPESAFGNFTGTGVTIGLVFWCLLSKNKALKQIGRVALIPALFGINEPILFGAPIVLNPIFFIPYVIFGGIIGSFGAWAMYLGIMAKSIYTPPYVGVFLEGYLTNLDVMSIVVNAVQMLASILIWYPFFKIYERRYGQKEPDKPTSTMSEEDAKILEDLDLDF